A DNA window from Paralichthys olivaceus isolate ysfri-2021 chromosome 3, ASM2471397v2, whole genome shotgun sequence contains the following coding sequences:
- the dcun1d4 gene encoding DCN1-like protein 4 isoform X3 gives MHSDAANFQLNSHLSTLASIHKIHHTLHRLNLTEDVGQDSHPTACCSRAMPPRKKRRPSAGDDMSAKKSRQDSVFRKHETSQIREEETFSSKRCLEWFYEYAGCDDVVGPEGMEKFCEDIGVEPENVVMLVLAWKLDAQSMGYFTLQEWLRGMGSLQCDSTERLRNSLDYLRSVLNDSTSFKLIYRYAFDFAREKDQRSLDLNTAKCMLGLLLGKTWPLFPVFNQFLEQSKYKVINKDQWCNVLEFSRTINLDLSNYDEDGAWPVLLDEFVEWYKERQMS, from the exons ATGCACTCTGATGCGGCAA ATTTTCAGCTGAATTCCCACTTGAGTACACTGGCCAGCATCCATAAGATCCACCACACCTTGCACAGGCTG AACCTGACAGAAGACGTTGGACAGGATAGCCACCCCACAG CTTGTTGCTCCAGAGCCATGCCTCCTAGGAAAAAGAGGAGACCATCTGCTGGAGATGACATGTCAGCCAAGAAAAGTCGCCAGGACAG TGTTTtcagaaaacatgaaacatcacaaaTTCGAGAGGAAGAGACGTTTTCTAGTAAAAGGTGCTTGGAGTGGTTCTATGAATATGCAG GCTGTGATGATGTGGTGGGTCCAGAAGGCATGGAGAAGTTCTGTGAGGACATCGGCGTGGAACCAGAGAAT GTGGTGATGCTGGTTCTTGCTTGGAAGCTGGATGCCCAGAGTATGGGATATTTTACTCTCCAGGAGTGGCTGAGAGGCATGGGCTCACTGCA GTGCGATTCCACGGAGAGGCTGAGGAACTCGCTCGATTACCTGAGATCTGTCCTAAACGACAGCACCAGTTTTAAGCTCATTTATAGATACGCCTTTGATTTTGCTCGG GAAAAGGATCAGAGGAGTTTGGACTTAAACACAGCAAAGTGTATGCTGGGGCTTCTTCTGGGAAAGACGTGGCCTCTGTTTCCAGTGTTTAATCAGTTTCTAGAG cAATCCAAGTACAAAGTCATCAACAAAGACCAGTGGTGCAATGTTTTAGAGTTCAGCAGGACAATCAACCTGGACCTCAGTAACTACGACGAGGATGGTGCTT GGCCTGTTTTGTTGGACGAGTTTGTGGAATGGTACAAGGAAAGACAAATGTCCTAG
- the dcun1d4 gene encoding DCN1-like protein 4 isoform X1: MRQNLTEDVGQDSHPTACCSRAMPPRKKRRPSAGDDMSAKKSRQDSVFRKHETSQIREEETFSSKRCLEWFYEYAGCDDVVGPEGMEKFCEDIGVEPENVVMLVLAWKLDAQSMGYFTLQEWLRGMGSLQCDSTERLRNSLDYLRSVLNDSTSFKLIYRYAFDFAREKDQRSLDLNTAKCMLGLLLGKTWPLFPVFNQFLEQSKYKVINKDQWCNVLEFSRTINLDLSNYDEDGAWPVLLDEFVEWYKERQMS, translated from the exons ATGCGGCAA AACCTGACAGAAGACGTTGGACAGGATAGCCACCCCACAG CTTGTTGCTCCAGAGCCATGCCTCCTAGGAAAAAGAGGAGACCATCTGCTGGAGATGACATGTCAGCCAAGAAAAGTCGCCAGGACAG TGTTTtcagaaaacatgaaacatcacaaaTTCGAGAGGAAGAGACGTTTTCTAGTAAAAGGTGCTTGGAGTGGTTCTATGAATATGCAG GCTGTGATGATGTGGTGGGTCCAGAAGGCATGGAGAAGTTCTGTGAGGACATCGGCGTGGAACCAGAGAAT GTGGTGATGCTGGTTCTTGCTTGGAAGCTGGATGCCCAGAGTATGGGATATTTTACTCTCCAGGAGTGGCTGAGAGGCATGGGCTCACTGCA GTGCGATTCCACGGAGAGGCTGAGGAACTCGCTCGATTACCTGAGATCTGTCCTAAACGACAGCACCAGTTTTAAGCTCATTTATAGATACGCCTTTGATTTTGCTCGG GAAAAGGATCAGAGGAGTTTGGACTTAAACACAGCAAAGTGTATGCTGGGGCTTCTTCTGGGAAAGACGTGGCCTCTGTTTCCAGTGTTTAATCAGTTTCTAGAG cAATCCAAGTACAAAGTCATCAACAAAGACCAGTGGTGCAATGTTTTAGAGTTCAGCAGGACAATCAACCTGGACCTCAGTAACTACGACGAGGATGGTGCTT GGCCTGTTTTGTTGGACGAGTTTGTGGAATGGTACAAGGAAAGACAAATGTCCTAG
- the dcun1d4 gene encoding DCN1-like protein 4 isoform X2 — protein MPPRKKRRPSAGDDMSAKKSRQDSVFRKHETSQIREEETFSSKRCLEWFYEYAGCDDVVGPEGMEKFCEDIGVEPENVVMLVLAWKLDAQSMGYFTLQEWLRGMGSLQCDSTERLRNSLDYLRSVLNDSTSFKLIYRYAFDFAREKDQRSLDLNTAKCMLGLLLGKTWPLFPVFNQFLEQSKYKVINKDQWCNVLEFSRTINLDLSNYDEDGAWPVLLDEFVEWYKERQMS, from the exons ATGCCTCCTAGGAAAAAGAGGAGACCATCTGCTGGAGATGACATGTCAGCCAAGAAAAGTCGCCAGGACAG TGTTTtcagaaaacatgaaacatcacaaaTTCGAGAGGAAGAGACGTTTTCTAGTAAAAGGTGCTTGGAGTGGTTCTATGAATATGCAG GCTGTGATGATGTGGTGGGTCCAGAAGGCATGGAGAAGTTCTGTGAGGACATCGGCGTGGAACCAGAGAAT GTGGTGATGCTGGTTCTTGCTTGGAAGCTGGATGCCCAGAGTATGGGATATTTTACTCTCCAGGAGTGGCTGAGAGGCATGGGCTCACTGCA GTGCGATTCCACGGAGAGGCTGAGGAACTCGCTCGATTACCTGAGATCTGTCCTAAACGACAGCACCAGTTTTAAGCTCATTTATAGATACGCCTTTGATTTTGCTCGG GAAAAGGATCAGAGGAGTTTGGACTTAAACACAGCAAAGTGTATGCTGGGGCTTCTTCTGGGAAAGACGTGGCCTCTGTTTCCAGTGTTTAATCAGTTTCTAGAG cAATCCAAGTACAAAGTCATCAACAAAGACCAGTGGTGCAATGTTTTAGAGTTCAGCAGGACAATCAACCTGGACCTCAGTAACTACGACGAGGATGGTGCTT GGCCTGTTTTGTTGGACGAGTTTGTGGAATGGTACAAGGAAAGACAAATGTCCTAG
- the ociad2 gene encoding OCIA domain-containing protein 2 produces the protein MTSAQPAPVRTEEEAAGGSNPAAVKGQWKCPLSDRHIHGEDVRKVWKECQEESFWYRALPLSLGSMAVTGGLIYNGIWKSSKRFGPFPKLAVAGILGYAVGKASYVRTCRGKFHELGLGDGPGFGPWSQGGPLNNHGPGHRSCHHVCEECKKSAQATPTEEVKC, from the exons ATGACTTCTGCACAACCTGCACCAGTGAGGACGGAGGAAGAAGCAGCTGGTGGTTCTAATCCAGCTGCAGTGAAAGGACAGTGGAAG TGCCCCCTGAGTGATCGTCACATTCATGGAGAGGATGTGAGAAAGGTGTGGAAAGAATGCCAAGAGGAGAGCTTCTGGTACAGAG ctCTCCCCTTGTCCCTGGGCAGCATGGCTGTCACTGGTGGGCTGATATACAATG GTATCTGGAAGTCATCAAAGCGATTTGGTCCCTTTCCAAAACTAGCAG TTGCTGGGATCCTTGGTTACGCTGTGGGGAAAGCATCTTATGTTAGAACTTGTCGAGGAAAGTTCCACGAGCTTGGCCTTGGGGATGGACCAGGATTTGGACCCTGGTCGCAAGGAGGACCTTTAAATAACCATGGTCCCGGACACAG ATCCTGCCACCATGTCTGTGAAGAATGTAAGAAATCGGCTCAAGCTACACCGACAGAGGAggtgaaatgttaa